From the genome of Amyelois transitella isolate CPQ chromosome 29, ilAmyTran1.1, whole genome shotgun sequence:
TTATATAGAAGGTACCATGgtttttgtattgataaattttattgtatgttttttagtttattttttattagtcgATTATCCGGTACTACGCGGAATGAGAATATTTCGCGAAGATACGAAGGgaaagaagaattttaaagGACATTAAAAAGAAGGGAGATAATATGTAGATAGCGGGGAGCTCTCATCGGCATCCAGTTCAATTGATCACGACATTTAGAAATATGATCGTATTTACTGAGACCGAAAATATATCTAATACAAACATTTGTAAACGGTCCAGTTTATTGAGAGGTCCTTCAAACGGATCCTAGTAGACTATGTCAGCGTAATCAAGACGAAGTAGTAAGAGAGAGTTAGCCAgcataattttagttttaagtggCAAGAAGTTTCGAAGACGTTTCAAGGCGTGTAGCGAGTAGAAAATCTTTCGACCAACTTCATTGATTTGAAGGGACAAATTCTGATTAAATACgataaccattttttttactttatcagTAAATAGGATAAGTACACCGTCAAGTGAGATGTTGAATACCAAGGATTAATTTTACCTACTAATAAACATTGTTACggaatttcaaattcaattttttttctcattattaTAGGGTACTTCAtattgcttaataattgtcaaatctttttgGTTTTACAATATTGGGTGACGTCAAACAAATTACTTCAAACTACTAGAAAAAATATGGGAGAAAGAACACCACCTTGTGGAACACCAGCAGCGAGCTCTCAGCATAATGCTCCATATATCATTGGCTTCTCACCTTAGAAATATGATCCGCCAAAGACAAAGAAGACGATAGAGATACTAAaggattataataaatttttgaagtGAAAAATCAAAGTATTTACTGGCCAAAAAATTGTTAAGCAAGGTGGTAATACTGCCatatatcatattattatcagACTTTGAAAATCATTCATCACCATAGCTTCcgctaaatttaattttgatgaaatttaaattatacattagTAGGATCtgtcaataacattttaatgatTGTTGTTgtcatcaaaattttttaggtttttgagattatcataattttgtaaaaatcttaAGTATTGCAAAGTCTAAGTTTGCGGCGAACAAATAGTTATTACTATTTTgatggataaataaataaatattaacgggacaaataacactgattgagttagcctcgaagtaaatttgagacttgtgttacgagatactaactcaacgatactatatttcataattaatacttatatagataaacatccaagacccagcccaatcagaaaaagttcttttctcatcatgccctggcctcGATTCCATGGCCAtcggattcgaactcgggacctccggtgtcacagacacaggcgccaaagaggccgtcaaatgatGAACGTATCTTCAGTCACCTTGCTTGCTTGCCTTACCTTAGATCTTGCCTGAGTCAAGATCACACTGAACCATCCACCTCTCTTTGTGGAAGTAATAATCAAATTACAGTAAAGTGTATCTAATGTAATGTCTGATCATCCAACCCTGCTCATATGAAAACCTGActagattttatatattaccaCGATGAAATCTAGTCTCTGAACATGCAGATTTCCTGACAATGGTGCCGAACAGTCACCTGCTTGAACTTGATTCATGTAACTTTTTGGTTCATATAGACAAGAGATTTTTCCATTTGTACAAGTTTCTCttcgaatatatatataaaatctcgCTTATttggcttcatccacattcacaactctctttatgcaagctcgtcggtttcgggtacacttGACCTGATCTTTTACCAGGACgctcttaatttgatcaaggtaattttattgttattgttaaatataatcCAAACAGATTGACAGGTGGAGTCCTGCAGTGCCACCCAGTATTCCTTACCCAGCAATAACAACAATTCTACTTATAAGCTCTGAGGtaagtatgttaaaataaCGCGAATACATTTAgtcattcatttttattattcgatTTGATGTTTTTTGGCCGAAAATTTACAAGTAACGTCCTCCGAATCCACCAAGTCCTCTGATTCCACCGATACCGCCAATGCCGCCAATACCACCAATTCCGCCAATACCACCGATTCCAAGACCAAGACCACCGGCAGCTGGCAGGAGGGAGGCAGATCCGGTCTCGCTGATGATGCCAATGTTGCCGTTACCGCAGCCGCAAGAGGCAGCTCCTGAACCACCAGACGCTAGGGCTCCTTCGAAGGCCACAGCGCTCAAGAACGGCAGCTGACCGCTGATCAGCAGAGCGCCTTCGATCGCGTTGTCTGACACCACGTTGAGGCCGGCTGGGACGACGGGGCCCATGCTGGAGATCGGCAAGACTCCTCCGGCAGACAGGAGGCTGAGGTCGAGGAAAGCTGGGCTCGCCACACCGATGTTGCCGAGACCGAGTCCAGCACCCAAGCCGAGTCCGGTGTTCAAGCCCAATCCGGTGTTCAAGCCCAATCCGCTGGCCAAGCCAAGTCCGCTGCCGACACCAAGACCAATGCCGTTGTTAATGCCGACCGCGCTGCCCTGACCAAGACCGCCAGCATAGCCGAGACTGTTGGACGCTCCGCTATTGACCACAACATTGTTCTCCACCACGGAGTTACCGGCGAGGTATTGGGCGAAGGAGGtctaaaatttgtaaatagcAGATTTTTACCAGGATTTCGACCTAAATGTTAGACATTCTGCCACAAAGCAAATGCTTGACAAATATCGAATTCACTTGACTGCTCCTAGAATTTTAGTTGGTATGTTTGAAAAATCAAAGGGACAAAAAAGGGACTAATATATTATCCATATGGAGGTGTTTAGTATGATGATGAggattaaattgaatttaaaaaagagatttctccttcttttttaattcaatttaatcctaatttttttggattttaaacCATGCTCATGATAGAAAAGGTAAGGTGAACAAAAGTAATTAGAATGTCTTTAATATTCCCGAGAAATAGGCATAGTAGGCGTACGAGTCCCTACTTGTTATCTTTTATAATCTCCTCGTGGCCACAGACTCGTAGAACAAAAGACTTTACCAGAATTTGAAAAGTAGGAATACAATGATCTCAACGTATTAGTTATTTTCGATAATTATAAAAGGGTTTTCCCTCATTACCTGGACTGCCAAGACCAAACCGCAGAAAACAAGACTGATTTTCACTGCCATTTTAAACAATTCGAGGAAATCtcaataatgaatttaattaaaaacactcctatttatataaaccaaTTAACATTATTGACACATACAGCTTATCAGTTCAAAGTTTTCGAAATAACAATTAAGTTACTTTTTACACATACTTAATATGctgataaaaattttgtgtcaacacaaaacaataattaaactatttaaGTCTCAATTGTAACAGTTTTAATTCATTCAAGTGTTATACGTTCCTTGAGCATCTTCACCATGAACTCATTCTCTTTCCTGTTGCTCTGCGTCCAAGCCTGCCTCATCCAGGTAAAATTCTAAAATCCTCTTAaccagatttatttatttctgaaacCGTGGCTGTATCTTGAATTCGTTTCTTTATCCAATTAATTCCTTACCTTCCAAATTTGTTTGGTTTGAAATAGattggtgagggaaaacattatGAGAATACCTACaaattcaggtaactggatgtgttagCATGAATGATCGAATCTTGAAAAGGTTGTCTGCGCAGTTTGCAGAAATCAGTCGCTTCGCCTGATTCGCCCACTTCAGAATCATGGTCACAGGCGGATCCCAGGTACAGAGGTGGACTAACGCCTGGATTGATGGTGACTATTCGAAAACTCGACGATTCCTAAAGTTGCTTGAAAAGCAATTGACCACGAAATCGTTGAACTTTACTCTTGGTGGGATTTTGGAAACAACTACTGTTGGTTGTAACTTTCAGTGGACTTAACTTTTCCAAGGTGTTCCTATTTGTAAACACTTCGTGTACACTGAATCTTTGTACAGTACTCCATTGTAAAATTCTCTTAGCTTATTAGTTTGGTTCTTATTGTTGGTTATATTTACAGCAAGCTTACAGCCAGGCCATCTTCGGCGGGTACGGCATTGGTCCCTCGTACGGCGCCCGGGGTTATGGTGGTTCCGAAGTGACTGCCATTGAGGTCGACACATTCAGTGCTGGAGCGACTGGCTACAACGGACTTGGAGGCCTGGGAGTTGGCAACTTGGGCTTGGCTGGTATCAACAACATAGGACTGGCTGGAGCTGGTGGCTTGGGATTGGCTGGAGTGGGCATCAACTCTGGACTTGGTCTTGGATTAAACTCCGGTCTCGGTTTGGGTATTGGCAATGTTGGAATTGGCGGAATTGGCGGACTTGGCGTTGGCTCGGTCGGTCTTGCTGGCGTCGGCGCTGGCTACGGCGGTGTGGGTAACGGCGCTCTCGCCGTCGCTGGAGAGCTGCCAGTCTCTGGCACCACCATCGTCACTGGCGCCGTGCCAGTGCTTGGCGCTGTGACCTTCGGTGGCAGCGTGCCAGCCGCTGGCGCCGTCTCCATCTCTGGCAACTGCGGATGCGGTGGCACTCCATATGGTACCTTCTAAATTTCAAAACcggaataaaaattacattgttGGCAGACATTTTTtggcttttaatttattaattaaaaaaaatataaaatacaaatattatcagTAAAGTAAATACTAAACTTTCTTTTACAAAAGATTTGATTGCGCTTGATCTCAATCCGTCttgtgactctgtctaccccgcaagggatatagacgtgactattatgatacatacatatgtatatacatacatagttaagCTAAGAACGGTATCATGCAAACGCTGATAATGCAATGAAAAGGTTAGGCAACACATATACATTGCTATCTATTTTTACGTGAAATTTCATTTTAGCATACTTAGATGTAACTTCAATAAGGAAATTCTTGTACGGATGGAATTTtcaccttatttttttatcctttCGCGACAGTGTGATGCCCCAGATTTTATCGCCTGGATTTCTAAATTTGGGAATGCTAAAAGAGTGTGGAATGATATCTATCttcttttgataaaaaaagggacactgactgactagcatatcaacgcacagcccatACTGATCACTCTAAACATTTGTGATTTGGCGCGTAAGCTCCTCAATTCGAGATACACACTAGGAGTTCCCaatattcccgcgggaacagaATTGAGCCAAACTTTTCGCATTCACACGGACGTATTCTGCCTCCGCTGCATTGCACGCGCCacgctgtttttatcgcgctaATAATCGCTGTTGCGAGTTTTATTAAGACTtgaaattgtgccgtgtggttcccggttaaccaataataaaaagaaagaataggaccactccttctctttcccatggatgtcgtaaaaggcgactaaatgaTATGGCATTCGtatttgaggcgatgggcaggtgctaacctgtcactatttgaatctcaattctatcatcaagctaaaaagctgaacgtggcctatcagtcttttcaagactgttgactctgtctaccccgcaaggggtatagacgtgactgtatgtatgtatgtatgtgaaattggaaagcgatagtttttcgcgcgatataaacggcgtcgcgcgtttCATGCTACAGGAACGGGTAAGACTATAGAAATGGGTATTATTGGCAAATGACGTCACGTCACGACTGATTTTTGTGATAACATAATTATGCAtctcggcctctgtggcgcagcggtagtgcgcttgtctatgacaccagaggtcccgggtttgaatctcggccagggcatgatgagaaacgaactttctctgattggcctgggtcttggatgttatctatataagtatttattataaaatatagtatcgttgggttagtatctcgtaacacaagtttcgaacttacttcgaggctaactcaatctgtgtaatttgtcccgtatattatacatacatacataaaatcacgcctctttcccggaggggtaggcagagactacctctttccacttgccacgatctctgcatacttctttcgcttcgtccacattcataactctcttcatacaagctcggcggtttcgggtacttttgacctgaccctttaccaggacgtccttaatttgatcaagatacgttcgtctaggtcttcccactccgacctttccctccacactctccttgtatatctgcttagtcaacctgctttcattcatcctctccacatgaccgaaccatcttaacatacccttttctattcctgtaactacatcttctttcacatcacaacattcccttatcacgctgttccttatcctgtcactcaatttcacacccatcatactccttaacgttctcatttccactgcatttattctgctttcatgcttcttttgccatacccaactttcactcccatacattaatgtcgggaccaacacgcccctgtgcacagccagtcgagcctttttggatagtttctgactgctcataaaggcatgcaaagctccattcaccatgttccccgcgttcactctcctttcaatatcactatcatacttgccatctgatgtaaactttgatcctagatatacaaactctttcacttgctccacttttctcctccaatcaaaatattacatgctgtcatttctttctccatttcaaaaaccagtgttttagttttacttacgttcactttcattcctttctcttttaaagcttcatgcatacagtttaccatctcctgtaactcctccgctgatgacgccagtataacctgatcgtcggcatagagcagacatttgacgagtaactcattcatccttaatccacttttaaactctttcaaatctgtcaaacagctatccataaataggttgaacagccacggtgacgcaacacatccttgcctaacgcctttctcaatcttaaaccactcagtgtgcgctccgtttatcctgacacaagcactcgaatcctcatataaggatttcagtgctcgtattaagagactgctcaccccatgcatagaaagtgctgaccacaattcattcctctcaactctgtcataggccttttccagatctacgaatgtgcaatagactttttgactcttggccaaaaacttttcggctatgcaccgcaaggaaaagacctgatcagtacatcccattccctttcgaaatcccgcttgagcatcccatattttgtcatcagtttcattcctgactctattaatcaataccttagcatacaatttgccgacgacgctaagcaggcttataccacgataatttttgcagtccagctgtgacccttttcctttgtaaagtggcacgataacagccttacaccaatcttttggtactcggccgcttctccaacacaaattgaaaaggcagtacaactgactagctactacgccttttcctgctttaagcatctcgaccgacactctatcacacccagcagcctttcccggtatattatatattatatattatttttattttattatctcaaTTGCGTAAATCAAAGCATTGTAGCTGAGTATTATCAAACCTATTTTCCTCACTACTTTCCCAATATTCCCACAGAAATGcggtcacaaaaaaaaactagtgttacttaataaaatcacTAAGAGAATTACCCTAGCAGAACACGCCCCgaacaaatttatattcattagaACTGATACCAATGAATTGAATGTTTTCTGTTTGTCCGTAAGTTAATTGAGACAAACTGTCTTAATACCAAGACGGGAATAGACAATCGGAATTctgactaaaaaaataaataaaacacaatgtATAAAACTTGTCagcgaatataaaaaaagaaaaaaacaatattttctattatttttggtaCAAACGAGTTAGTTTACGAGTAAGAATTATGTCATCAAGATACGTATTCAACCATTGATCCATGATTTGATTAAGATAtattcttttacatacattagaAATAAATCGGAAAATAGAATTCAGCAATACTTCAAGGCATTTCTTTTCCGACGTCTGCGATTTCCAATTGCCTTGTTTATggtaaactagctgtgcccgcgtcttcgtccgcgtggaatagttatttaagtCATCATtaaaaccctcaaggatgaataattttcccagttttctttttacattttccattatttcttcgctcttaatagttgcagcgtcatgttatatagcctaaagccttcctcaataaatagtctattcaacataaaaataattttcaattc
Proteins encoded in this window:
- the LOC132903734 gene encoding chorion class B protein PC10-like, with translation MAVKISLVFCGLVLAVQTSFAQYLAGNSVVENNVVVNSGASNSLGYAGGLGQGSAVGINNGIGLGVGSGLGLASGLGLNTGLGLNTGLGLGAGLGLGNIGVASPAFLDLSLLSAGGVLPISSMGPVVPAGLNVVSDNAIEGALLISGQLPFLSAVAFEGALASGGSGAASCGCGNGNIGIISETGSASLLPAAGGLGLGIGGIGGIGGIGGIGGIGGIRGLGGFGGRYL
- the LOC106130996 gene encoding chorion class A protein Ld5-like, with translation MNSFSFLLLCVQACLIQQAYSQAIFGGYGIGPSYGARGYGGSEVTAIEVDTFSAGATGYNGLGGLGVGNLGLAGINNIGLAGAGGLGLAGVGINSGLGLGLNSGLGLGIGNVGIGGIGGLGVGSVGLAGVGAGYGGVGNGALAVAGELPVSGTTIVTGAVPVLGAVTFGGSVPAAGAVSISGNCGCGGTPYGTF